Proteins found in one Triticum aestivum cultivar Chinese Spring chromosome 4D, IWGSC CS RefSeq v2.1, whole genome shotgun sequence genomic segment:
- the LOC123098812 gene encoding disease resistance protein PIK6-NP → MAQLVMTATLLPKLASLLSPEYSLHRAARGEIMFLKVEMESMQAALVKVSQAPIDQPPDVQVKLWAKEVRALSHDLEDSVDKFMVRIRTDGLDKSHTFMGFIDRSLNLLTKAKIRHKILTDVRDIKSRVKEVSKRRETYKVDIVPARPTATTTDSLRQLALYKKATELIGTEEKSNELVEMLRKGDDASVKQLKMVSVVGFGGLGKTTLANAAYQKLKGDFDCGAFVSVSFTPNIEKIFKNLLHQLDKNWYHNINESNWGEAELITEITEYLRNKRYIIVIDDIWDKSVWKNIRCALIENECGSRVIITTRILDVAKEDGDVYEMKPLSITNSKILFYQRIFGKEDECPHKQLIEVSEKILMKCGGVPLAIITISSLLAERHDSAHWSKVYQSMGTGLENNPDVNGMRRILYVSYYDLPAHLKICLLYLSLYPEDCIFKRKYLVWKWVGEGFIQPKQGESLYEVGEQYFDELINKSLIQTVNSEWCWHFDFSKKKASHCRVHDMVLDLITCLSHEEDFMTTLGGHEYESLPVKIRRLSLHTSKQEDAKVLSTMDMSHVRSLTVFKKSFSLLPPLSSFPLLSALDLTNCKQVDDRHSMLICSMFHLRYLWLYGTYITEIPREIANLQLLQVLDIGETEIEELPSTFEQLHQLVYLRVNSWIRVPYGSENLKSLQELKSVIVMSPSVLLDLSGLTELRCLEMKVIEWNKSFEEPFRRCLSSLINLQSLKVNGCRITEDPECGNLLLPGPQQLRRFIAPYCMASSVPRWMSSLSCLSYIVISLYTLGEEDLHVLGCLPSLRHLNMDVRRHTPRQRQAWPVIGATGYPFRCLTELRYVQHAEVVFALGAMQKLQVLELHLGTRDTMHQSGYFNLGLENLSSLQQVSIDLDSSKDRVEEVETAEAVLR, encoded by the exons ATGGCGCAGCTCGTCATGACGGCCACCCTCCTGCCCAAGCTGGCCAGCCTGCTCTCGCCGGAGTACAGCCTCCACCGGGCAGCCAGGGGCGAGATCATGTTCCTCAAAGTCGAGATGGAGAGCATGCAGGCGGCCCTCGTCAAGGTCTCGCAGGCGCCAATCGACCAGCCACCCGACGTCCAGGTCAAGCTATGGGCCAAGGAGGTGCGGGCCCTGTCGCACGATCTCGAGGACAGCGTCGACAAGTTCATGGTGCGTATACGCACCGACGGGCTAGACAAGTCGCACACCTTCATGGGCTTCATCGATAGGAGCCTCAACCTCTTGACGAAAGCCAAGATCCGCCACAAGATACTCACCGATGTCAGGGACATCAAGAGCCGCGTCAAGGAGGTCAGTAAACGGCGTGAGACATACAAGGTCGACATAGTTCCTGCCAGGCCAACCGCCACAACCACCGATAGCCTTCGCCAGTTAGCCTTATACAAAAAGGCTACTGAGCTCATCGGCACCGAAGAGAAGAGCAATGAGCTAGTGGAGATGTTGAGAAAGGGTGATGATGCGTCGGTCAAGCAACTCAAGATGGTCTCTGTTGTCGGTTTCGGAGGATTGGGCAAGACAACTCTTGCAAATGCGGCGTATCAGAAGCTTAAAGGGGATTTTGATTGTGGAGCTTTTGTCTCGGTGTCTTTTACTCCTAATATTGAGAAGATCTTCAAGAACTTGCTCCATCAACTTGACAAGAATTGGTATCATAATATCAACGAGTCAAACTGGGGAGAAGCAGAACTCATTACTGAAATCACAGAATACCTTCGGAACAAGAG GTACATCATTGTTATAGACGACATATGGGATAAATCTGTTTGGAAAAATATTAGATGTGCTTTGATTGAGAATGAGTGTGGAAGTAGAGTAATCATCACAACCCGCATTCTAGATGTTGCCAAAGAAGATGGTGATGTTTATGAGATGAAACCTCTTTCTATCACCAACTCAAAAATATTATTCTACCAAAGAATATTTGGAAAGGAAGATGAATGCCCTCATAAACAGTTGATCGAAGTATCAGAGAAAATTTTAATGAAATGTGGTGGAGTACCATTAGCTATCATTACGATATCCAGCTTGTTGGCAGAAAGACATGACAGTGCACACTGGTCTAAGGTGTACCAATCAATGGGCACCGGGCTGGAAAATAATCCAGATGTGAATGGCATGAGAAGGATATTATATGTTAGCTACTATGATTTGCCTGCTCATCTCAAGATTTGCTTACTATATCTAAGTTTGTATCCAGAGGATTGCATATTCAAGAGAAAATATTTAGTATGGAAGTGGGTGGGTGAAGGTTTTATTCAGCCAAAACAAGGGGAGAGCTTGTATGAAGTAGGAGAGCAATATTTCGATGAGCTTATAAACAAAAGCTTGATCCAGACAGTAAATAGTGAATGGTGTTGGCATTTTGATTTTTCAAAAAAGAAGGCAAGTCATTGTCGTGTACATGACATGGTTCTTGATCTCATCACTTGTTTGTCACATGAAGAGGATTTTATGACGACATTAGGTGGTCATGAGTATGAGTCTCTGCCAGTAAAGATCCGCCGACTATCCCTCCATACAAGCAAGCAAGAAGATGCCAAGGTGCTCTCTACAATGGACATGTCCCATGTGAGGTCACTTACAGTGTTCAAGAAATCGTTTTCTTTGCTGCCACCACTTTCAAGCTTTCCACTCTTAAGTGCATTGGATTTAACCAACTGTAAGCAGGTGGATGATCGCCACTCTATGCTTATATGCAGTATGTTTCACCTGAGGTACTTGTGGCTATATGGAACCTATATCACCGAGATCCCAAGAGAGATTGCAAATCTTCAACTTTTGCAGGTATTGGACATAGGTGAGACTGAAATAGAGGAGTTGCCATCAACTTTTGAACAGTTGCATCAGTTGGTGTATCTGCGTGTTAATAGTTGGATAAGAGTACCATATGGCTCTGAGAATTTGAAATCTCTGCAAGAGTTGAAATCGGTGATTGTCATGTCTCCATCAGTCCTGCTTGATCTGTCCGGGCTGACCGAGCTGAGGTGCCTTGAAATGAAAGTCATTGAATGGAACAAGAGTTTTGAGGAGCCCTTCCGTCGCTGTCTATCTAGCCTCATCAATCTCCAAAGCTTAAAAGTAAATGGTTGTCGTATCACCGAGGATCCTGAATGTGGAAATTTATTGCTACCAGGACCTCAACAGCTTCGTCGCTTCATTGCACCGTATTGCATGGCCTCTTCGGTTCCAAGATGGATGTCCTCACTCTCCTGTCTTTCATACATTGTAATCTCGTTGTACACACTGGGCGAGGAGGACCTTCATGTCCTTGGTTGCTTACCATCCCTCCGTCATCTCAACATGGATGTGCGTAGACACACACCACGACAGAGACAAGCATGGCCCGTCATCGGTGCTACCGGCTATCCGTTCAGGTGTCTAACAGAGTTGAGGTACGTTCAACACGCGGAGGTGGTTTTTGCACTGGGAGCCATGCAGAAGCTCCAAGTTCTCGAGCTGCATCTCGGAACACGGGATACTATGCATCAGTCTGGCTATTTCAACTTGGGCTTGGAAAACCTCTCTTCGCTTCAACAGGTAAGTATCGATTTGGATTCTTCTAAGGATCGGGTGGAGGAGGTGGAAACTGCGGAGGCTGTTCTTCGTTAA